The following proteins come from a genomic window of Venturia canescens isolate UGA chromosome 4, ASM1945775v1, whole genome shotgun sequence:
- the LOC122410146 gene encoding luciferin 4-monooxygenase codes for MDVEKNILRGPESMVKLSPNLSMGQFMFDRLSGFGDRVASINAETKEQITYQEILEQSVQLAVYLSNEGLKKDDRIAICSENCLNFMIPICSAMYLGVASCPLNPNYSKREFVHALNISKPKIVFVSASSANKLRNIIKDLPWPLSLISIGETFSGVPRMKDLIKKNPLPDLATFKACEVDVPQHVLAILCSSGTTGLPKGVMLTDENFITITCQMIETIMTVPSGSFADDVLTLKFLPFFHAYAFVSLVTQVALGVTSVILSRFDPEKFLSTIQEYKIEQLMLVPPLMVFLAKSPLVDRYDLSSIKQIWCGAAPLSENIRHAVSQRLNKPVIKQGYGLTETTLGVLKSPHTGDKPGSVGQLNPDTFGKVISVDENASNEPLGPYQEGELCFKGPLIMKGYCGDEKATSAAIDKDGWLHTGDIGYYDSDGYFYIVDRIKELIKYKGFQVPPAELEGIMLTHPDIVDCAVIGIPDEACGELPLGFVVKKPQSKLTTAEVVKFVNDQVSHQKWLRGGVRFIDAIPKTASGKILRRLLRDKLKSKL; via the exons ATggatgtcgaaaaaaatatattgaggGGCCCTGAGTCGATGGTTAAATTGTCACCGAATTTATCGATGGGCCAATTTATGTTCGATCGACTCTCAGGATTTGGCGATCGTGTGGCTTCG ATAAATGCAGAAACAAAAGAGCAAATAACGTACCAGGAAATTTTGGAACAGAGTGTACAACTGGCTGTTTACTTGAGCAATGAAGGATTAAAAAAAGATGACAGGATAGCTATATGCAGCGAGAATTGTTTGAACTTTATGATTCCAATATGTTCGGCAATGTATTTGGGGGTGGCAAGTTGTCCATTGAAtccaaattattcgaaaagaGAATTTGTGCACGCTCTGAACATATCGAAGCCAAAAATAGTTTTTGTCTCTGCATCCTCGGCTAATAAATTAAGAAACATAATAAAAGATTTGCCATGGCCACTTAGCCTCATCTCTATCGGTGAAACTTTCTCCGGAGTGCCTCGAATGAAAGATTTGATTAAGAAAAATCCTCTTCCGGATTTGGCCACTTTCAAGGCATGCGAAGTTGATGTCCCGCAGCATGTTCTTGCCATTCTTTGCTCAAGCGGAACAACCGGGTTGCCAAAAGGTGTCATGTTAACGGACGAAAATTTTATCACCATCACTTGCCAAATGATAGAAACTATTATGACAGTGCCTTCTGGCAGTTTTGCTGATGATGTTTTAACTCTCAAGTTTTTACCCTTTTTTCACGCCTATGCCTTTGTCAGTCTTGTTACTCAAGTTGCGCTTGGCGTTACCTCAGTCattttgtctcgttttgatcctgaaaaatttttgtcaactATACAAGAATACAAGATCGAACAGCTCATGCTCGTTCCACCGCTTATGGTGTTTCTGGCCAAAAGTCCTCTCGTCGATCGATACGATTTGTCCAGTATCAAACAAATATG GTGTGGAGCTGCTCCTTTATCAGAAAACATTCGCCACGCTGTTTCTCAGAGACTGAATAAACCAGTGATAAAGCAAGGATATGGATTAACCGAAACGACTTTAGGGGTATTAAAGTCTCCGCATACAGGAGACAAACCTGGAAGTGTGGGGCAATTGAATCCTGATACTTTCG GAAAAGTCATATCTGTCGATGAGAATGCATCGAACGAACCATTGGGTCCATATCAAGAAGGAGAGCTCTGTTTCAAAGGCCCTTTAATAATGAAAGGTTATTGTGGAGATGAGAAAGCAACTTCAGCGGCAATAGACAAGGATGGCTGGCTGCATACCGGTGACATCGGTTATTACGACTCCGAtggatatttttatatcgtcgATCGTATAAAGGAGCTCATAAAGTACAAAGGTTTTCAAGTACCACCTGCGGAACTCGAAGGTATAATGTTAACGCATCCCGACATCGTGGACTGTGCGGTTATCGGAATTCCTGACGAAGCCTGCGGCGAATTGCCATTAGGCTTTGTCGTTAAAAAGCCACAATCGAAATTGACAACTGCAGAAGTCGTCAAATTTGTAAATG ATCAAGTTTCCCATCAGAAGTGGCTGAGAGGAGGTGTCAGATTCATCGACGCTATTCCAAAAACGGCTTCAGGAAAGATATTGAGACGTTTGCTACGAGATAAACTCAAATCGAAActttaa